In Moorella sp. Hama-1, a single genomic region encodes these proteins:
- a CDS encoding B12-binding domain-containing radical SAM protein: MRVLLTTLNAKYIHVNLALRYLRACCRDLPLEFILDEFTINDRPEHIAAAIYRHRPDLVAFSCYIWNIEPTLAVAAILKKVRPELTILCGGPEVSFDTAAFLAQNPQVDLVITGEGEIPFRALLERLAGEQRLPAGSRKEALTTIKAPETGERSGPGPVPVPAGASVPDRLNPSILAAIPGLAWRQGGLIHLNPVDTATLAMRPALPGHTPTPQTKGAGGPETTPSPYYKDLDAIPFPYAEDLATGVNDLRQRTVYYETSRGCPFACGFCLSSTTMGLRYFSLERVRENLARLLAAGVREIKFVDRTFNAHKKRALAIWEYLLSLRPKARFYFEIAGDHLDEEMLSFLSRVPPGLFQFEIGVQTIDAGVNARCNRRQDWELLAANIRRLQAAGNIRLHLDLIAGLPGEGYAGVGKSFDAVAALKPHEIQLGFLKLLKGTDLRARAGEFGYLYLDRPPYQVLASSAIAYEEMLRLHDIEVLLKYYGNSHLADHALDYLVQAAFNGSPFACYAALAAWWETRGLLRRGHSQRDLFNHLAVFALSLTRGIATRIVIQPLPGYHSSLRNGAGNIHGAGSHGNPPAGPGKIPIPEAGLKKVRPEETPSKLEPAHRPTEAEQPAAIMARAGCLRNLTQAQLDRFYQLLKFDFLRRDCSRNFPDWVPPSPLTGEERANCMVRITAPRSIEKYIPGLAKEAPANLRRHGFIELFPCHPERPEHDDPTLTFFYYGPPGSEARVYYLLSR, translated from the coding sequence TTGCGAGTCCTGTTAACTACCCTCAACGCCAAGTACATCCACGTCAATCTGGCCCTGCGCTACCTGCGGGCCTGCTGCCGCGACCTGCCCCTGGAGTTTATCCTGGACGAGTTCACCATCAATGACCGCCCGGAACATATCGCCGCCGCCATCTACCGCCACCGGCCCGACCTGGTGGCCTTTTCCTGCTATATCTGGAATATTGAGCCCACCCTGGCCGTAGCGGCGATTCTTAAGAAAGTACGGCCCGAACTCACCATCCTCTGCGGCGGCCCGGAGGTCTCCTTCGATACGGCCGCTTTTCTAGCGCAAAACCCCCAGGTCGACCTGGTAATCACCGGTGAAGGGGAAATCCCCTTCCGCGCCCTCCTGGAACGGCTGGCCGGGGAGCAGCGCCTCCCAGCAGGGAGCCGGAAGGAAGCCCTTACCACTATTAAGGCCCCGGAAACCGGAGAGCGATCCGGCCCGGGGCCCGTACCCGTCCCGGCGGGTGCCTCCGTTCCGGACCGGCTCAACCCATCCATTCTGGCCGCCATACCGGGCCTGGCCTGGCGGCAGGGTGGGTTAATCCATCTTAACCCGGTTGATACTGCAACCCTCGCTATGCGCCCCGCTCTTCCCGGCCATACCCCCACCCCGCAAACGAAAGGGGCCGGAGGGCCGGAGACCACCCCCTCTCCGTATTATAAAGACCTGGACGCGATCCCCTTCCCTTACGCGGAGGACCTGGCCACAGGCGTTAACGACCTCCGCCAGCGCACTGTCTATTACGAAACCTCCCGCGGCTGTCCTTTTGCCTGCGGCTTCTGCCTCTCCTCCACCACGATGGGCCTGCGCTACTTCTCCCTGGAACGGGTACGGGAGAACCTGGCGCGGCTGTTGGCGGCCGGGGTGCGGGAGATCAAGTTTGTCGACCGTACCTTTAACGCCCATAAAAAAAGGGCCCTGGCTATCTGGGAGTATCTCCTCTCCCTCCGGCCTAAAGCCCGCTTTTATTTTGAAATCGCCGGCGACCACCTGGACGAGGAGATGCTTTCCTTTTTAAGCCGGGTACCGCCGGGCCTCTTCCAGTTCGAAATCGGCGTCCAGACCATCGACGCCGGGGTAAACGCCCGCTGTAATCGCCGCCAGGACTGGGAACTCCTGGCCGCTAATATCCGCCGCCTGCAGGCAGCAGGTAACATCCGCCTGCACCTGGACCTTATCGCCGGCCTGCCCGGCGAAGGCTACGCCGGCGTAGGTAAAAGTTTCGACGCCGTGGCCGCCCTGAAGCCCCACGAAATCCAGCTCGGTTTCTTGAAGCTCCTAAAAGGCACCGACCTGCGTGCCCGGGCCGGGGAATTCGGCTACCTTTACCTTGACCGGCCGCCCTACCAGGTCCTGGCCAGCAGCGCCATCGCTTACGAGGAGATGCTGCGCCTCCACGACATTGAAGTCCTTCTCAAGTATTACGGGAACAGCCACCTGGCCGATCACGCCCTGGACTACCTGGTACAAGCGGCCTTTAACGGCAGCCCCTTCGCCTGTTATGCAGCCCTGGCCGCCTGGTGGGAGACCCGGGGCCTCTTGCGCCGCGGCCATAGCCAGCGGGATCTCTTTAACCACCTGGCCGTCTTTGCCCTCAGCCTGACCCGGGGAATCGCCACGAGGATCGTCATACAACCCTTACCAGGTTATCATAGTAGCCTCCGGAATGGAGCCGGCAACATTCATGGGGCAGGCAGCCATGGGAATCCCCCCGCCGGTCCCGGTAAAATCCCCATCCCCGAGGCCGGGCTGAAAAAGGTTAGGCCAGAGGAAACACCTAGCAAACTGGAGCCAGCGCACAGGCCTACAGAAGCAGAACAGCCTGCTGCCATCATGGCACGGGCAGGGTGCTTACGTAACCTTACGCAGGCTCAGCTCGATCGCTTCTACCAGCTCCTGAAATTCGATTTCCTCCGCCGCGACTGCAGCCGCAACTTCCCGGACTGGGTGCCGCCCTCGCCCCTGACAGGTGAGGAGCGTGCAAATTGCATGGTGCGGATAACCGCTCCCCGGTCCATAGAAAAATATATACCGGGGCTCGCGAAAGAAGCCCCGGCAAACCTGCGCCGTCACGGTTTTATCGAACTCTTCCCCTGCCACCCGGAGAGGCCGGAACACGACGACCCGACCCTGACCTTCTTTTACTACGGCCCCCCTGGAAGTGAGGCAAGGGTATATTATTTGTTATCCAGGTGA
- a CDS encoding ECF transporter S component, with translation MAKPAVSSPAVKTSRWTARRLATLAMLIALSTVGANLKIPSITGTPAFDSFPGFLGALILGPADGALVAALGHLLTAFTAGFPLTLPLHLVIAAGMAAVVALFALFYRLSPWLGIGVGIALNGLLLPALFIPLPGFGKAFFLAMVVPLLIASALNIVLAATAFTSLRRVFPASYAAGRGKGEGK, from the coding sequence ATGGCAAAACCGGCAGTTTCCTCCCCGGCCGTTAAGACAAGCCGCTGGACGGCCAGGCGCCTGGCCACCCTGGCCATGCTCATCGCCCTATCAACTGTGGGCGCCAATCTAAAAATACCCAGCATTACCGGCACCCCGGCCTTCGATTCTTTTCCCGGCTTTCTCGGCGCCCTCATCCTGGGGCCCGCCGACGGGGCCCTGGTAGCAGCCCTGGGGCACCTGCTCACCGCCTTTACCGCCGGGTTCCCCCTCACCCTGCCCCTCCACCTGGTTATCGCCGCCGGCATGGCCGCCGTCGTCGCCCTCTTTGCTCTCTTTTACCGCCTTTCCCCCTGGTTGGGGATAGGGGTGGGAATAGCCCTCAACGGCCTTTTGCTCCCGGCACTGTTCATCCCCCTGCCGGGGTTCGGCAAAGCCTTCTTCCTGGCCATGGTGGTGCCCTTATTGATCGCTTCCGCCCTGAACATCGTCCTGGCCGCAACGGCCTTCACCAGCCTGCGCCGGGTATTTCCCGCCAGCTATGCCGCCGGCCGGGGGAAAGGTGAAGGGAAATGA
- the thiI gene encoding tRNA uracil 4-sulfurtransferase ThiI: MYTSLLVRYGEISLKGNNRPYFEDRLLANMRQALAGLPPHKMRKTFGRIFVDLHDDLEIVSGRLQRVFGIVSLSPVVTAPLELAAIQEAALAVLADSPGATFKVQTQRPNKRFPLTSPQVNQELGAYLLNHSPGQRVDVHHPDRFIHVELRDEGAYVYSRTIPGPGGLPVGVTGRGLLLISGGIDSPVAGYMGMKRGLELTGLHFYSFPFTSERSKEKVIDLCRVLAGYGGPLRLVIAPFTNIQKAIRQHCPEEFYVTIMRRMMFRIAQTVADQEGALALLTGESLGQVASQTLQSMAVINKVVDLPVLRPLVAWDKSEIIEVARRIGTYDISIRPYEDCCTLFVPKHPATKPPLARVEAAEKNLAVAELIEECLGNLEILTVEPEAESRM, from the coding sequence ATGTATACATCTCTCCTGGTCCGTTACGGCGAGATCAGCCTCAAGGGCAACAACCGCCCCTACTTTGAAGACCGGCTCCTGGCCAACATGCGCCAAGCCCTGGCCGGCCTGCCGCCCCATAAAATGCGGAAGACCTTCGGCCGCATCTTTGTCGATCTCCACGACGACCTGGAAATAGTCAGCGGGCGCTTGCAGCGGGTCTTCGGCATCGTCTCCCTGAGTCCGGTAGTCACCGCTCCCCTCGAGCTGGCGGCTATCCAAGAGGCGGCCCTGGCCGTCCTGGCGGATTCCCCCGGCGCCACCTTCAAGGTCCAGACCCAGCGGCCCAACAAGCGTTTCCCCCTTACCTCGCCCCAAGTCAACCAGGAGCTGGGGGCCTACCTCCTCAACCACAGCCCGGGCCAGCGCGTGGACGTCCATCACCCCGATCGTTTTATCCACGTGGAGCTCCGCGACGAAGGGGCCTACGTCTACTCCCGCACCATCCCCGGTCCCGGAGGCCTGCCTGTGGGCGTAACCGGCCGCGGCCTGCTCCTTATCTCCGGGGGCATCGACAGCCCGGTGGCCGGCTATATGGGTATGAAGCGGGGCCTGGAGCTCACGGGCCTGCACTTCTACAGCTTCCCCTTTACCAGCGAGCGGTCCAAGGAAAAGGTCATCGACCTCTGCCGGGTCCTGGCCGGGTACGGCGGCCCCCTGCGCCTGGTCATCGCCCCCTTTACCAACATCCAGAAGGCCATCCGCCAGCACTGCCCGGAGGAGTTCTACGTAACCATTATGCGGCGGATGATGTTCCGCATTGCGCAGACTGTGGCCGATCAGGAAGGCGCCCTGGCCCTGCTGACGGGGGAGAGCCTGGGCCAGGTGGCCAGCCAGACCCTGCAAAGCATGGCCGTCATCAACAAGGTGGTCGACCTGCCGGTCTTAAGGCCCCTGGTGGCCTGGGACAAAAGCGAGATCATCGAGGTTGCCCGCCGCATCGGCACCTACGACATCTCCATCCGGCCCTACGAAGACTGCTGCACCCTCTTCGTCCCCAAACACCCGGCCACCAAACCGCCCCTGGCCCGGGTGGAGGCGGCCGAAAAGAACCTGGCCGTGGCGGAACTTATCGAGGAGTGCTTGGGGAATCTAGAAATTCTAACTGTAGAACCCGAAGCCGAAAGCCGGATGTAG
- a CDS encoding protein arginine kinase, protein MSINLEHTSKWMEGSGPQADIVISSRIRLARNLKGMPFPNLMKAEEQARVVSQVGRAIHSPMVIQSVGELKLQPLRELPPLERQILVEKHLISPDLAEAGGERAVVLREDEAISIMVNEEDHLRLQCLLPAMMLHEAWRLADAADDALENELDFAFDQKLGYLTACPTNVGTGVRASTMLHLPALVITKQAGPVLSALTKVGVAVRGLYGEGTEAHGNIFQVSNQITLGHGEDEIINNLSAVTVRLADQEREARELLHRQSRWQLEDRIGRAYGVLTNARILSSQEALQLLSDVRLGTEMKILRGLDQRLLNQLLVRIQSAYLQFTAGKEMTPFERDVRRAAMVRELLAG, encoded by the coding sequence ATGAGTATTAATCTGGAACATACGAGTAAATGGATGGAGGGCTCTGGCCCCCAGGCCGATATCGTCATCTCCAGCCGCATCCGCCTGGCCCGTAACCTTAAGGGTATGCCTTTCCCCAACTTGATGAAGGCTGAGGAACAGGCCCGGGTGGTCAGCCAGGTCGGCCGGGCCATCCACTCCCCCATGGTCATCCAATCGGTAGGCGAGCTAAAACTGCAACCCCTGCGGGAATTACCCCCGCTGGAGCGGCAAATACTAGTGGAAAAGCATCTCATCAGCCCCGACCTGGCGGAAGCCGGCGGCGAGCGGGCCGTGGTCCTGCGGGAGGATGAGGCCATCAGCATTATGGTCAACGAGGAGGATCACCTGCGCCTGCAGTGCCTGCTGCCGGCCATGATGCTCCACGAAGCCTGGCGCCTGGCCGACGCCGCCGACGACGCCCTGGAGAACGAACTGGATTTCGCTTTTGACCAGAAACTGGGTTACCTGACCGCCTGCCCGACCAATGTAGGCACAGGCGTAAGGGCGTCAACTATGCTCCACCTGCCGGCCCTGGTCATCACCAAGCAGGCGGGACCAGTCCTCTCGGCCCTGACCAAGGTCGGGGTGGCCGTCCGCGGCCTTTACGGTGAAGGCACCGAGGCCCACGGCAACATCTTCCAGGTTTCCAACCAGATTACCCTGGGCCACGGCGAGGACGAGATTATCAATAACCTCTCGGCAGTAACCGTGCGCCTGGCCGACCAGGAGCGGGAGGCCAGGGAACTCCTGCACCGGCAGAGCCGCTGGCAGCTGGAGGACCGCATCGGCCGGGCCTACGGCGTCCTCACCAACGCCCGCATCCTGAGCTCCCAGGAAGCCCTGCAGCTCCTTTCCGACGTTCGCCTGGGGACGGAGATGAAGATCCTGCGGGGCCTGGACCAGCGCCTGTTAAACCAGCTCCTGGTCCGCATCCAGTCGGCTTACCTGCAGTTTACCGCCGGCAAAGAGATGACGCCCTTTGAGCGCGACGTGCGCCGGGCGGCCATGGTCCGGGAACTGCTGGCGGGGTAA
- a CDS encoding cysteine desulfurase family protein — protein sequence MPPIIYLDNSATTAPLPEVTAVINGMLTENYGNPSSLHGLGVKAEKALGEARRQVAGLIGAGPGEIYFTSGGTEANNWALRGVARARRRQGKHLITTVIEHPSILATCRSLEVEGYEVTYLPVDARGQVRPADLEVALGEDTILVSIMSVNNEIGSRQPVAEVARLVHSRSRAVFHVDHIQGYGKIPLDCHRDGIDLLSLSAHKIHGPKGVGALYIKEGLRLEPLLTGGGQEAGQRSGTENTPGIAGFGVAARLAAADFTARTTRMQEIKLELARRLVAEIPGAVINGPDPAAAAPQILNVSFPGVRAEVLVHMLEQRGVYVSTGSACHSRHQDASHVLQALHLERWRQEGAIRISLGALNTPAEIAPVVAAFKDCVQELWSL from the coding sequence TTGCCGCCAATAATTTATTTGGACAATAGCGCTACTACGGCACCCCTGCCGGAGGTCACAGCTGTCATCAATGGGATGCTGACGGAAAACTACGGCAACCCTTCTTCCCTCCACGGCCTGGGGGTAAAGGCGGAAAAGGCCCTGGGGGAGGCCCGCCGCCAGGTAGCCGGCCTTATCGGTGCCGGGCCGGGGGAGATTTACTTTACCTCCGGCGGCACCGAAGCCAACAACTGGGCCCTGCGGGGGGTGGCCCGGGCGCGGCGGCGCCAGGGTAAACACCTCATCACCACCGTCATTGAGCACCCCTCCATTCTGGCCACCTGCCGCAGCCTGGAGGTCGAGGGTTACGAGGTAACCTACCTCCCCGTGGACGCCCGGGGCCAGGTCCGCCCGGCAGACCTGGAGGTGGCCCTGGGGGAGGACACCATCCTGGTCAGCATTATGAGCGTCAACAATGAGATCGGCTCCCGGCAACCTGTTGCTGAGGTAGCCCGGCTGGTCCACAGCCGCAGCCGGGCCGTCTTCCACGTTGACCACATCCAGGGCTACGGCAAGATCCCCCTGGACTGCCACAGGGACGGTATTGACCTCCTTTCCTTAAGTGCCCATAAAATCCACGGCCCCAAGGGTGTAGGCGCCCTGTACATCAAAGAAGGCCTGCGCCTGGAGCCCCTGTTGACCGGTGGCGGCCAGGAGGCCGGCCAGCGCTCCGGCACGGAGAACACCCCGGGCATTGCCGGTTTCGGCGTCGCCGCCCGCCTGGCCGCGGCCGACTTTACCGCGCGGACCACCAGGATGCAGGAGATCAAGCTTGAACTGGCCCGGCGCTTGGTGGCGGAAATCCCCGGCGCCGTCATCAACGGCCCCGACCCGGCGGCGGCCGCGCCGCAGATCCTGAACGTCTCCTTCCCCGGCGTGCGGGCCGAGGTCCTGGTCCATATGCTGGAACAGCGGGGCGTCTATGTCTCCACCGGCTCGGCCTGCCACTCCCGGCACCAGGACGCCAGCCACGTCCTCCAGGCCCTGCACCTGGAACGCTGGCGCCAGGAGGGGGCCATCCGCATCAGCCTGGGGGCTCTAAATACCCCGGCGGAGATCGCGCCCGTCGTGGCCGCCTTTAAAGATTGCGTGCAGGAATTATGGTCGCTGTAG
- a CDS encoding BON domain-containing protein gives MIDSKGVGMMDDDASLREKVRQLLREDKDLRDYGLNADVVAGEVQLQGIVDTLKEKERAGRLVRQVPGVKGVANAVAISTDGAVRDEDVTMEVNEELDQDPRVDLRHIGAESVGGHGTVVLKGRAEDPAEVEAAREAAFKARGVTRVVSQVKVGEEEMSLENIFHSQVNNDREE, from the coding sequence TTGATTGATAGCAAGGGAGTGGGCATGATGGACGATGATGCTTCTTTACGGGAAAAGGTGCGGCAGCTCCTGCGCGAGGACAAGGACCTGCGCGATTATGGCCTTAACGCTGACGTGGTGGCGGGCGAGGTCCAGCTCCAAGGGATCGTCGATACTCTGAAGGAGAAGGAGCGGGCCGGAAGGCTAGTGCGGCAGGTTCCGGGGGTGAAAGGGGTGGCCAATGCCGTGGCTATCAGCACCGACGGGGCCGTCCGGGACGAGGACGTGACCATGGAGGTCAACGAGGAGCTGGATCAGGACCCGCGGGTGGACCTGCGCCATATTGGCGCCGAAAGCGTTGGCGGCCACGGCACGGTGGTTTTAAAGGGCCGGGCGGAAGACCCGGCCGAGGTGGAGGCGGCCCGGGAGGCGGCATTTAAAGCCCGGGGTGTAACCCGGGTAGTGAGCCAGGTTAAGGTAGGGGAAGAGGAAATGAGCCTGGAAAATATTTTCCACAGCCAGGTGAATAACGATAGGGAAGAGTAA
- a CDS encoding UvrB/UvrC motif-containing protein: MLCERCQEKQATVHVTRIINGEKTELNLCQECAREIQPQLKFSIPQFLAGLLDYDPDLEVQAPPAVEHCRECGLTYEQFHQTGRLGCPDCYHYLAPRLDPLIRRLQGSSQHRGKVPRRAGGNLRVRREIEKLKAQLQQLVQQEEFEKAARVRDQIRDLEARLGKEADGR; this comes from the coding sequence ATGCTTTGCGAACGCTGCCAGGAAAAGCAGGCTACCGTTCATGTCACCCGGATTATTAACGGCGAAAAAACGGAACTGAACCTCTGCCAGGAGTGCGCCCGGGAAATCCAACCCCAGTTGAAATTCTCTATACCCCAGTTCCTGGCCGGGCTGCTGGATTATGACCCGGACCTGGAAGTGCAGGCCCCACCGGCAGTAGAGCATTGCCGGGAGTGTGGCCTCACCTACGAGCAGTTTCACCAAACCGGGCGCCTGGGTTGCCCGGATTGTTACCACTACCTGGCCCCCCGGCTGGACCCGCTGATCCGGCGGCTCCAGGGCAGCAGCCAGCACCGGGGTAAGGTACCCCGCCGCGCCGGTGGCAACCTGCGGGTGCGCCGGGAGATTGAGAAACTGAAGGCCCAGCTCCAGCAACTGGTCCAGCAGGAGGAATTCGAAAAAGCGGCCCGGGTACGGGATCAGATCCGCGACCTGGAAGCCCGCCTGGGCAAGGAGGCGGACGGGCGATGA
- a CDS encoding ATP-dependent Clp protease ATP-binding subunit — translation MARFTERANRVLRLAQEEARALHHPAIGTEHILLGILREGDSVAARALMNLGVDVRAVRDEVRKVIRPGEAGLSAEMGLTPRAKRVLELANEEARRQGVNYVGTEHLLLGLLEEGEGLAAQILGGLGLSPDKIREQVVAILGGAGGQPQAGGWTVLFGNLPFGMGGFPGGGLGFQTQGPAMGTRTQGQRPGATGTLDQFSRDLTRLAREDKLDPVVGREKEIERVVQILSRRTKNNPVLIGDPGVGKTAIVEGLAQKIVQNQVPEVLRDKRVVALDMSGMVAGTKYRGEFEERFKKVMDEVRAAGNVILFIDELHTLIGAGAAEGAIDAANILKPALARGELQTIGATTIDEYRKHIEKDAALERRFQAVLVEEPSVENTIAILKGLRDRYEAHHRVKISDEALEAAARLSDRYITDRYLPDKAIDLMDEAGSRVRLQVYTAPDEVKKLEARLEEIEKEKAAAVNAQEFEKAASLRDEEKKIKEELEAKKGEWQKEKGLEKSVVTAEDIAQIVSSWTGIPVTQLAQEESERLLHLEDVLHQRVIGQDEAVHAVARAVRRARAGLKDPKRPIGSFIFLGPTGVGKTELARALAAALFGDEDAMVRFDMSEYMEKHTVSRLVGAPPGYVGYEESGQLTEAVRRRPYSVVLFDEIEKAHPDIFNVLLQVLDDGRLTDAKGRTVDFRNTVIIMTSNIGAGTIKRETLGFKASTSEVAAESYDKMKKHIMEELRRTFRPEFLNRIDDLIVFHALSQEDIREIVDLMLAELNRRLEDNNLAVEVTDEAKEILVREGFDEAFGARPLRRAIQTLIEDQLSDEMLAGKFQPGDKVRAVARDGQIALEKAA, via the coding sequence ATGGCACGTTTTACTGAAAGAGCGAACCGGGTTTTGCGCCTGGCCCAGGAAGAGGCCCGGGCCCTGCATCACCCGGCCATAGGCACCGAACATATCCTGCTGGGTATTCTACGGGAAGGGGATAGTGTGGCCGCCCGGGCCCTGATGAACCTGGGGGTGGACGTCAGGGCCGTCCGCGACGAGGTCCGCAAGGTCATTCGGCCGGGAGAGGCCGGCCTCAGTGCCGAGATGGGCCTGACGCCCCGGGCCAAAAGGGTCCTGGAATTGGCCAATGAAGAGGCCCGGCGCCAGGGAGTGAACTACGTTGGCACGGAGCACCTCCTCCTGGGCCTGCTGGAGGAAGGAGAGGGCCTGGCAGCGCAAATCTTAGGCGGCCTGGGCCTGAGCCCCGATAAGATCCGCGAGCAGGTGGTGGCTATCCTGGGCGGAGCCGGGGGGCAACCCCAGGCTGGCGGTTGGACCGTCCTCTTCGGCAACCTGCCCTTTGGTATGGGCGGCTTCCCCGGCGGGGGCCTGGGTTTTCAAACCCAGGGTCCGGCCATGGGCACCAGGACCCAGGGCCAGCGGCCGGGGGCGACGGGCACCCTGGACCAGTTCAGCCGGGATTTGACCCGGCTGGCCCGGGAAGATAAACTGGACCCAGTAGTCGGCCGGGAAAAGGAAATTGAGCGGGTCGTCCAGATCCTGAGCCGCCGGACCAAGAATAACCCGGTCCTCATCGGCGACCCGGGCGTAGGCAAAACGGCCATCGTCGAGGGCCTGGCCCAGAAGATCGTCCAGAACCAGGTGCCCGAGGTCCTGCGGGATAAGCGGGTGGTGGCCCTGGATATGTCCGGCATGGTGGCCGGCACCAAGTACCGGGGCGAGTTCGAAGAGCGCTTTAAAAAGGTCATGGACGAAGTCCGGGCCGCCGGTAATGTCATCCTCTTCATCGACGAGCTCCATACCCTTATCGGCGCCGGCGCCGCCGAGGGAGCCATCGACGCCGCTAACATCCTGAAGCCAGCCCTGGCCCGGGGTGAGCTGCAGACCATCGGCGCCACCACCATCGACGAGTACCGCAAGCACATCGAAAAGGATGCCGCCCTGGAGCGCCGCTTCCAGGCCGTCCTGGTGGAAGAACCATCGGTGGAAAATACCATCGCCATCTTAAAGGGCCTGCGGGATCGCTATGAGGCCCACCACCGGGTGAAGATCTCCGATGAAGCCCTGGAGGCAGCGGCACGGCTTTCTGACCGCTACATCACCGACCGCTACCTGCCGGACAAGGCCATTGACCTCATGGACGAGGCCGGTTCCCGGGTGCGCCTGCAGGTCTACACGGCCCCTGATGAAGTGAAGAAGCTGGAAGCCCGCCTGGAGGAAATCGAGAAGGAAAAGGCCGCGGCCGTCAACGCCCAGGAGTTCGAAAAGGCGGCTTCCCTGCGGGATGAGGAAAAGAAAATCAAAGAGGAACTGGAAGCTAAAAAGGGCGAGTGGCAGAAGGAGAAGGGCCTGGAGAAATCCGTGGTCACAGCCGAGGACATCGCCCAGATCGTCTCCAGCTGGACGGGGATCCCGGTGACCCAGCTGGCCCAGGAGGAGAGCGAGCGCCTGCTGCATCTGGAGGATGTCCTGCACCAGCGGGTCATCGGCCAGGATGAGGCCGTCCACGCCGTAGCCCGGGCCGTGCGCCGCGCCCGGGCGGGCCTCAAAGACCCCAAACGGCCCATTGGCTCCTTTATCTTCCTGGGACCTACAGGGGTCGGCAAGACGGAGCTCGCCCGGGCCCTGGCTGCGGCCCTCTTCGGCGACGAAGACGCCATGGTCCGCTTTGATATGTCCGAGTACATGGAGAAGCACACCGTCTCCCGGCTGGTGGGCGCCCCGCCCGGCTACGTGGGCTACGAGGAGAGCGGCCAGCTGACGGAGGCCGTCCGGCGCCGGCCCTACAGCGTCGTCCTCTTCGACGAGATCGAGAAGGCCCACCCGGACATCTTTAACGTGCTGCTCCAGGTCCTGGACGACGGCCGCCTGACGGACGCCAAGGGCCGCACCGTGGACTTCCGCAACACGGTCATTATCATGACCTCCAACATCGGCGCCGGCACCATCAAGCGGGAGACCCTGGGCTTTAAAGCCTCGACCAGCGAAGTGGCGGCCGAGTCTTATGATAAGATGAAGAAACACATCATGGAAGAACTGCGGCGGACCTTCCGGCCCGAGTTCTTAAACCGTATCGATGACCTGATTGTCTTCCACGCCCTGTCCCAAGAAGACATCCGGGAGATCGTCGACCTGATGCTGGCCGAGCTCAACCGCCGCCTGGAGGACAACAACCTGGCCGTCGAGGTAACCGACGAGGCCAAGGAGATCCTGGTCCGGGAAGGCTTCGACGAGGCCTTCGGCGCCCGGCCCCTGCGCCGCGCCATCCAGACCCTTATCGAAGACCAGCTCTCCGACGAAATGCTGGCCGGCAAATTCCAGCCCGGCGACAAAGTCCGGGCCGTGGCCCGGGACGGCCAGATCGCCCTGGAAAAGGCGGCCTGA
- a CDS encoding AIR synthase related protein gives MTPAPLYPRRYRDLTVLDLDEQRSLVIACDSAGAIGPKEADVVRVPGYVLGRFTARVALMEVLAAGAWPVCIANTLCVEPEPAGAAIREGVADEIRALGIDPEKALTGSSEKNVPTTQSGIGITVIGLAATAELLMGRLAAGDTLALLGRPKVGTEVFLDDPEIVDLKTVRLLLNQPGIREIVPAGSRGILAEARDLAALYGLQIDWRSGLPEPDLLKSAGPATCLLAAGDRAALEAAGRRAGKPFCLLGTLGPATSR, from the coding sequence ATGACCCCGGCCCCCCTTTACCCCCGCCGCTACCGGGATCTGACCGTCCTGGACCTGGATGAGCAAAGGTCCCTGGTGATCGCCTGCGACTCCGCCGGGGCCATCGGCCCCAAGGAAGCCGACGTGGTGCGGGTGCCGGGGTACGTCCTGGGCCGCTTTACCGCCAGGGTAGCCCTGATGGAAGTCCTGGCGGCCGGGGCCTGGCCGGTCTGCATCGCCAACACCCTCTGTGTCGAGCCGGAGCCTGCAGGTGCGGCCATCCGGGAAGGCGTGGCCGACGAGATCCGCGCGCTGGGCATCGACCCGGAGAAAGCCCTCACCGGCAGCAGCGAAAAAAACGTCCCCACTACCCAGTCCGGGATAGGGATCACCGTCATCGGCCTGGCGGCAACCGCGGAGCTGTTAATGGGACGCCTGGCTGCCGGCGACACCCTGGCCCTCCTGGGGCGGCCCAAAGTCGGGACCGAGGTCTTCCTCGACGACCCGGAAATCGTAGACCTAAAAACCGTGCGCCTGCTCCTCAACCAGCCGGGCATCCGGGAAATCGTCCCCGCCGGCTCCCGGGGCATCCTGGCCGAGGCCCGGGACCTGGCCGCTTTATACGGGTTGCAAATCGACTGGAGGTCTGGCCTCCCGGAGCCGGACCTGCTAAAGTCGGCCGGCCCCGCCACCTGCCTCCTCGCCGCCGGCGACCGGGCCGCCCTGGAGGCCGCGGGGCGCCGGGCGGGAAAACCCTTCTGCCTCCTGGGTACCCTGGGCCCCGCCACGTCCAGGTAA
- a CDS encoding S-layer homology domain-containing protein, with translation MAGAVTAGIIGGREDGLAPLERATRAEAIVMLERLMDKAGWR, from the coding sequence CTGGCTGGGGCCGTGACGGCCGGGATTATCGGCGGCCGTGAAGACGGCCTGGCGCCCCTGGAGCGCGCGACCAGGGCCGAGGCCATAGTGATGCTGGAAAGGCTGATGGATAAAGCCGGCTGGAGATAG